The following are encoded in a window of Arthrobacter antioxidans genomic DNA:
- the gabT gene encoding 4-aminobutyrate--2-oxoglutarate transaminase gives MTTFATTPGAVAPTFRLEQKRRITGDFPGPKSTELAARRSAVVAKGVASGVPVYAADADGGIIQDVDGNSFIDLGSGIAVTSVGASDPAVVAAVQEQVQHFTHTCFMVTPYEGYIAVAEQLAELTPGDFEKRTVLFNSGAEAVENAVKVARLATGRDAVVAFDHAYHGRTNLTMALTAKSMPYKANFGPFAPEIYRVPMSYPFREENPSITGPEAAQRAITMIEKQIGAQSVAAIIIEPVQGEGGFIVPAEGFLPALAEWAEANGVVFIADEVQSGFCRTGEWFAVNHEGVVPDIITMAKGIAGGMPLSAITGRADLLDAVHAGGLGGTYGGNPVACAAALAAIGTMKDQDLAGRARSIEARVSERIAALQTELGERSIVGELRGRGAMLAIEFVEPGGRTPNAEATKAIAARCLREGVIILTCGTYGNVIRLLPPLVITDELLDDGLDVLEAAIRAVSAG, from the coding sequence ATGACCACCTTCGCAACCACCCCCGGTGCCGTCGCGCCGACCTTCCGGCTCGAGCAGAAGCGCCGCATCACCGGCGACTTCCCCGGCCCGAAGTCCACCGAGCTGGCCGCGCGCCGCTCCGCCGTCGTCGCCAAGGGCGTCGCCTCGGGCGTGCCCGTGTACGCCGCGGACGCCGACGGCGGGATCATCCAGGACGTCGACGGCAACTCCTTCATCGACCTCGGTTCCGGCATAGCCGTGACGAGCGTCGGTGCCTCGGACCCCGCCGTGGTCGCTGCGGTCCAGGAGCAGGTGCAGCACTTCACACACACGTGCTTCATGGTCACGCCCTACGAGGGCTACATCGCCGTCGCGGAGCAGCTCGCCGAACTGACGCCGGGCGATTTCGAGAAGCGGACGGTCCTGTTCAACTCGGGCGCCGAGGCGGTCGAGAACGCGGTCAAGGTGGCGCGGCTGGCCACGGGGCGGGATGCCGTCGTCGCGTTCGACCACGCCTACCACGGCCGCACCAATCTGACCATGGCACTGACCGCCAAGTCGATGCCGTACAAGGCGAACTTCGGCCCCTTCGCACCCGAGATCTACCGCGTCCCGATGAGCTACCCGTTCCGTGAGGAGAACCCGTCCATCACGGGCCCCGAGGCGGCGCAGCGCGCCATCACCATGATCGAGAAGCAGATCGGCGCCCAGTCCGTCGCCGCGATCATCATCGAACCCGTCCAGGGTGAGGGTGGCTTCATCGTGCCCGCCGAGGGCTTCCTCCCGGCGCTCGCGGAATGGGCCGAGGCCAACGGCGTCGTGTTCATCGCCGACGAGGTGCAGTCCGGGTTCTGCCGCACCGGCGAGTGGTTCGCCGTGAACCACGAGGGCGTCGTGCCCGACATCATCACCATGGCCAAGGGCATCGCCGGCGGCATGCCGCTCTCGGCCATCACGGGGCGCGCGGACCTGCTCGACGCCGTGCACGCCGGCGGGCTCGGCGGCACCTACGGCGGCAACCCCGTGGCCTGCGCGGCCGCACTGGCCGCGATCGGCACCATGAAGGACCAGGACCTCGCCGGCCGCGCCCGCAGCATCGAGGCCCGGGTCTCCGAGCGCATCGCCGCCCTGCAGACGGAGCTGGGCGAGCGGAGCATCGTGGGCGAGCTCCGCGGCCGCGGCGCCATGCTGGCCATCGAGTTCGTGGAACCCGGAGGCAGGACCCCCAATGCCGAGGCCACGAAGGCGATCGCCGCCCGGTGCCTTCGCGAGGGCGTCATCATCCTCACGTGCGGTACCTACGGCAACGTGATCCGCCTGCTGCCGCCGCTCGTGATCACCGACGAGCTGCTCGACGACGGCCTCGACGTCCTCGAGGCCGCGATCCGCGCGGTCAGCGCCGGCTGA
- a CDS encoding gamma-aminobutyraldehyde dehydrogenase, translated as MAETLQNYIDGAFVTPAGTELLDIVNPTNGEVVAQSPVSTAADVDDAMRAAARAFTTWKRTTPSQRQLMLLKLADAVEAASDELVEAQHRNTGQVRAMIAAEEVAVGADQLRFFAGAARLMEGKSAGEYMEGHTSYVRREPIGVVAQVAPWNYPFLMAVWKIGPALAAGNTVVLKPSDTTPESTLVLARLTQGILPDGVLNVVLGTGETGAAMTEHPVPGLVSITGSVRAGIAVATSAAKGLKRAHLELGGKAPAVVFADADLTKSAEAIAEFAFFNAGQDCTAITRVLVQEQAHDEFVAAMVAHTATLKTGSSEDSENYFGPLNNINHFNAVNAVIDALPAHCSIATGGRRAGDKGYFFEPTIVTGARQDDAVVQQETFGPVVTVQSFATEEEAVDLANGVDYALASSVWTSNHGTAMRVSRDLDFGAVWINTHIMLTAEMPHGGFKHSGYGKDLSMYGVEDYTRIKHVMSVLDV; from the coding sequence GTGGCTGAGACCCTTCAGAACTACATCGACGGAGCGTTCGTGACGCCCGCCGGGACCGAGCTCCTGGACATCGTCAATCCGACCAACGGCGAGGTGGTCGCGCAGTCGCCCGTCTCCACCGCGGCGGACGTGGATGACGCCATGCGCGCCGCAGCGCGTGCCTTCACCACCTGGAAGCGGACCACGCCGAGCCAGCGACAGCTCATGCTGCTGAAGCTCGCTGACGCCGTCGAGGCCGCGAGCGACGAGCTCGTCGAGGCGCAGCACCGCAACACGGGACAGGTGCGCGCGATGATCGCCGCCGAGGAGGTCGCCGTCGGTGCCGACCAGCTGCGGTTCTTCGCCGGAGCCGCGCGGCTCATGGAGGGCAAGTCCGCGGGCGAGTACATGGAGGGCCACACCTCCTACGTGCGCCGCGAACCCATCGGCGTCGTCGCCCAGGTGGCGCCGTGGAACTACCCCTTCCTCATGGCCGTCTGGAAGATCGGTCCCGCGCTCGCCGCGGGCAACACGGTGGTCCTGAAGCCGAGCGACACGACGCCGGAATCGACCCTCGTCCTCGCGCGCCTCACGCAGGGCATCCTGCCCGACGGCGTCCTGAACGTCGTGCTCGGCACCGGTGAGACCGGCGCCGCCATGACCGAGCACCCCGTGCCCGGGCTGGTCTCCATCACCGGGTCCGTGCGGGCGGGCATCGCCGTCGCGACCAGCGCCGCGAAGGGCCTCAAGCGCGCCCATCTCGAACTCGGCGGCAAGGCTCCCGCCGTCGTCTTCGCGGACGCGGACCTCACGAAGAGCGCCGAGGCGATCGCCGAGTTCGCGTTCTTCAACGCCGGCCAGGACTGCACCGCCATCACCCGCGTCCTCGTGCAGGAGCAGGCGCACGACGAGTTCGTCGCCGCGATGGTCGCGCACACGGCCACCCTGAAGACCGGCAGCTCGGAGGACTCCGAGAACTACTTCGGGCCCCTGAACAACATCAACCACTTCAACGCCGTCAACGCCGTCATCGACGCGCTGCCCGCCCACTGCAGCATCGCGACGGGCGGCAGGCGTGCCGGGGACAAGGGCTACTTCTTCGAGCCGACGATCGTCACCGGCGCCCGGCAGGACGATGCCGTGGTGCAGCAGGAGACGTTCGGGCCCGTCGTGACGGTGCAGTCCTTCGCCACCGAGGAGGAGGCCGTCGACCTCGCCAACGGCGTGGACTACGCGCTGGCCTCCAGTGTCTGGACCTCGAACCACGGCACCGCGATGCGTGTGTCCCGCGACCTCGACTTCGGTGCGGTCTGGATCAACACGCACATCATGCTGACCGCCGAGATGCCCCACGGCGGCTTCAAGCACTCCGGCTACGGCAAGGACCTCTCCATGTACGGCGTGGAGGATTACACCCGCATCAAGCACGTCATGAGCGTGCTGGACGTCTGA
- a CDS encoding PucR family transcriptional regulator, with product MAITLADLLSDPALGLVVEGRSEPPAQPIQWVAVTELEDPRPFLNGAEVVLTTGVRLKTGAAQRAFVRRAHDAGALAIGFGVGLTHRRIPAALLAEADAVGLPAFQVPYEVPFIAIGKRVADALSADHYAGLEDLLEGHAVLASALLGPGGLAALLGELARMLGTDVALFQYGACIARASGRTARSPAGPVVAAAPRADAVEPDPDPDPTTWHRLPVATGLKDRCTLAIAEPYGRTAVVDYAQSLISVELTNQARNRTGARAASGQLLEDVVRGSLGGAEAAARLAGSGIDTTLRHSVLIVDVASGQRRALRTLPLPDGWSGGATGLVDERLVLVLPAGAMPDPAGLGRYLHGAGLTARIGVGGSYAQPSGLRWSYFEAREALQRGQPLNIADRLSLTSLLMASADVPLADLAAETLRPLEAFDSAHGAGLLTTLQRYLDLDGSAAAVAADLDLHRNTIRYRLQQVVALTGYDPAVTADRVHLYLALRVRALG from the coding sequence ATGGCCATCACGCTCGCCGACCTGCTGTCCGATCCCGCCCTGGGCCTGGTCGTGGAGGGCCGTTCGGAGCCGCCGGCCCAGCCCATCCAGTGGGTCGCCGTGACCGAGCTCGAGGACCCGCGGCCGTTCCTCAACGGGGCCGAGGTGGTGCTCACCACGGGCGTGCGGCTGAAGACGGGCGCCGCCCAGCGGGCCTTCGTCCGGCGGGCGCACGACGCCGGGGCCCTGGCCATCGGGTTCGGCGTCGGACTCACCCACCGGAGGATCCCCGCGGCGCTGCTCGCCGAGGCGGACGCCGTGGGCCTCCCCGCCTTCCAAGTCCCGTACGAGGTCCCCTTCATCGCGATCGGCAAGAGGGTGGCGGACGCCCTCTCCGCCGATCACTACGCCGGGCTCGAAGACCTCCTCGAGGGCCACGCCGTCCTGGCCTCCGCACTGCTGGGCCCGGGAGGCCTCGCCGCGCTCCTCGGTGAGCTCGCCCGGATGCTCGGCACCGACGTCGCGCTGTTCCAGTACGGCGCGTGCATCGCCCGCGCCTCGGGCCGAACCGCCCGCAGTCCCGCCGGCCCGGTCGTCGCAGCCGCTCCCCGGGCCGACGCAGTGGAACCGGATCCGGATCCGGATCCGACGACGTGGCATCGGCTGCCGGTCGCCACCGGCCTCAAGGACCGCTGCACCCTCGCCATCGCCGAGCCCTACGGTCGGACCGCCGTCGTCGACTACGCGCAGAGCCTGATCTCGGTGGAGCTCACCAACCAGGCCAGGAACCGGACCGGTGCCCGCGCCGCGTCGGGCCAGTTGCTCGAGGACGTGGTGCGCGGCTCGCTCGGCGGCGCCGAGGCAGCGGCCCGGCTCGCCGGCTCCGGCATCGACACGACGCTCCGGCACAGCGTGCTGATCGTCGACGTCGCCTCCGGGCAGCGGCGCGCGCTGCGGACGCTCCCGCTGCCGGACGGCTGGAGCGGCGGCGCCACGGGGCTCGTCGACGAACGGCTCGTGCTCGTCCTTCCTGCCGGGGCCATGCCCGATCCCGCCGGGCTGGGCCGGTACCTGCACGGGGCCGGGCTGACGGCGCGCATCGGGGTCGGCGGCAGCTACGCCCAGCCGAGCGGCCTGCGATGGAGTTACTTCGAGGCACGCGAGGCGCTCCAGCGGGGGCAGCCACTCAACATCGCGGACCGCCTGAGCCTGACGTCCCTGCTGATGGCCAGTGCGGACGTGCCGCTCGCCGACCTCGCCGCGGAGACCCTCCGGCCACTCGAGGCCTTCGACAGCGCGCACGGCGCGGGACTGCTGACCACCCTGCAGCGCTACCTCGACCTCGACGGCTCCGCGGCCGCCGTCGCCGCGGACCTCGACCTGCATCGCAACACCATCCGCTACCGGCTCCAGCAGGTCGTGGCGCTCACGGGCTACGATCCGGCGGTCACCGCGGACCGCGTACACCTGTACCTGGCCCTGCGCGTCCGGGCGCTCGGCTGA
- a CDS encoding sensor histidine kinase, with protein MSLLSTDEFDLEELARQAVLQDYGLPYGEAGGVPVEKPDYATPPELLNLVKLAVRVSGMDLGVINIITADQQHQIAAVGVEAAVCSRDDSMCSKVFTSGAITALADASLDPRFADNPFVNGGIAHVRSYASVPLVTEQGAALGSLCVFSPTVRAIDAEQREGLEILARQVVEVLELQFKTRQLVEALEVVRRSNEDLAGFAARVSHDLRNPLTAILGYTELSEQDDDVAAAGSAARYFSIIRGSASRMLSTVEEVLEFSRIGGTISRRTVRLNTMMNAVLQDVLPLSSACDALVTVQDAELTVDPAQVTALLQNLVANAIKYSTPGCPPRVEVIASVGDTQVLRVIDHGKGIDPADRQRVLEPLVRLQRDGDPTGSGIGLATCARIAAAHGGSISLTETPGGGITATVDLGPA; from the coding sequence GTGTCTCTGCTTTCTACCGACGAGTTCGACCTTGAGGAGCTCGCCCGCCAGGCGGTCCTGCAGGACTACGGGCTCCCCTACGGCGAGGCCGGGGGCGTGCCGGTGGAGAAGCCCGACTACGCGACACCGCCGGAGCTGCTCAACCTCGTGAAGCTCGCGGTCCGCGTGAGCGGCATGGACCTCGGCGTCATCAACATCATCACCGCGGACCAGCAGCACCAGATCGCGGCCGTCGGGGTGGAGGCCGCCGTCTGTTCGCGCGACGACTCGATGTGCTCCAAGGTCTTCACCAGCGGGGCGATCACCGCCCTGGCGGACGCCTCCCTCGATCCGCGGTTCGCCGACAACCCCTTCGTCAACGGCGGCATCGCCCACGTGCGCTCCTACGCGTCGGTCCCGCTCGTGACCGAGCAGGGCGCCGCCCTCGGCTCCCTCTGCGTGTTCTCGCCGACCGTGCGGGCGATCGACGCGGAGCAGCGGGAAGGGCTCGAGATCCTGGCACGGCAGGTGGTGGAGGTCCTCGAACTGCAGTTCAAGACGCGTCAGCTCGTCGAGGCGCTCGAGGTGGTGCGGCGCAGCAACGAGGACCTGGCGGGGTTCGCCGCGCGGGTGAGCCACGATCTCAGGAATCCGCTGACGGCGATCCTCGGCTACACCGAGCTCAGCGAGCAGGACGACGACGTCGCGGCCGCCGGGTCGGCGGCGCGCTACTTCAGCATCATCCGGGGCAGTGCCAGCCGCATGCTGTCCACCGTGGAGGAGGTCCTCGAGTTCTCCCGCATCGGCGGGACGATCAGCCGCCGGACGGTGCGCCTGAACACGATGATGAACGCCGTCCTGCAGGACGTCCTGCCGCTCAGCAGCGCCTGCGACGCCCTCGTGACGGTGCAGGACGCGGAGCTGACCGTCGATCCGGCGCAGGTCACCGCGCTGCTGCAGAACCTGGTGGCCAACGCGATCAAGTACTCGACACCCGGGTGCCCCCCTCGCGTGGAGGTGATCGCGAGCGTCGGGGACACGCAGGTGCTGCGCGTCATCGACCACGGCAAGGGCATCGATCCGGCGGACCGGCAGCGGGTCCTGGAACCCCTCGTGCGGCTGCAGCGGGACGGCGATCCTACCGGGAGCGGGATCGGCCTGGCGACGTGCGCACGGATCGCGGCGGCGCACGGGGGGTCGATCAGCCTCACGGAGACGCCCGGCGGCGGCATCACGGCGACCGTGGATCTCGGGCCCGCCTGA
- a CDS encoding sensor histidine kinase: MDRVLSHLTLNTRQFHDLTLRSRVVLSQLPLSLTVLLILVGGLLFHPDLFASRSFMIGLWMQAALFALCVLVPWDRLPYATFLVVPLLDFIPIGFMRYGAGTVITGVGLLAVFPVIWLAASGLYPRALLAAGFLASLAIVWVPVFVTDIEVTSQSLTQSFLLPFIMLAIGVTIRVMTASMMAQQAEVEEKDRALRLLLEESARRERLLDTVVNSVDIGVTAVDEAGRTVLANRKLEQFRALAGGTRDTDEAALRIFQQDGETALPVTRRPTRRAAEGHVFSDYLLWWGERPGQRVLSTSSRLMTNQAGEREGSVVTFNDVTELVTALNAKDEFVATVSHELRTPLTAIRGYLELLLGTPDLDPEVASGLEVVSRNSERLHKLVVDLLSTAEGSPEIKPVPTDFSDLVGRRVASARQGNTNPLVRFEDLTDSGLVALCDASRIGQVLDNLLSNAIKYSPAGGSVTIRAREVGSEVECSVSDQGSGMTAEEQKGVFSKFFRTAGARNAAIPGVGLGLAISQAIVQRHGGSITCRSFAGEGSTFAFRLPIAHADQVQELQAQGL, translated from the coding sequence ATGGACAGAGTCCTCTCCCACCTGACGCTCAACACGCGGCAGTTCCACGACCTCACGCTGCGCTCGCGCGTGGTCCTCAGCCAGCTGCCGCTGTCGCTCACGGTCCTGCTGATCCTCGTCGGCGGGCTGCTCTTCCACCCGGACCTCTTCGCCAGCCGGTCCTTCATGATCGGGCTCTGGATGCAGGCCGCGCTGTTCGCGCTGTGCGTCCTCGTCCCGTGGGACCGGCTTCCGTACGCCACCTTCCTGGTCGTCCCGCTGCTCGACTTCATCCCCATCGGGTTCATGCGCTACGGGGCGGGCACCGTCATCACCGGCGTAGGCCTCCTCGCCGTGTTCCCCGTCATCTGGCTCGCCGCCTCCGGGCTGTACCCGCGGGCGCTCCTCGCCGCCGGGTTCCTCGCCTCCCTGGCCATCGTCTGGGTGCCGGTCTTCGTCACGGACATTGAGGTCACCTCGCAGTCGCTGACGCAGTCCTTCCTCCTGCCCTTCATCATGCTCGCCATCGGCGTGACGATCCGCGTGATGACGGCGAGCATGATGGCGCAGCAGGCCGAGGTCGAGGAGAAGGACCGCGCCCTGCGGCTGCTGCTCGAGGAGAGCGCACGCCGCGAACGGCTGCTGGACACCGTGGTCAACAGCGTGGACATCGGTGTGACGGCCGTCGACGAGGCGGGCCGGACGGTCCTCGCGAACCGCAAGCTCGAGCAGTTCCGCGCGCTCGCCGGCGGGACCCGTGACACCGACGAGGCCGCCCTGCGCATCTTCCAGCAGGACGGCGAGACGGCCCTTCCGGTGACCCGCCGGCCGACACGGCGCGCCGCGGAGGGCCATGTGTTCTCCGACTACCTCCTGTGGTGGGGCGAGCGGCCCGGCCAGCGGGTGCTCTCGACCTCGTCCCGGCTGATGACCAACCAGGCCGGGGAGCGCGAGGGGTCCGTGGTGACGTTCAACGACGTCACGGAGCTCGTCACCGCCCTGAACGCGAAGGACGAGTTCGTGGCGACCGTCTCACACGAACTGCGTACCCCGCTGACCGCGATCCGCGGATACCTCGAACTGCTGCTGGGGACGCCGGACCTCGACCCGGAGGTCGCCTCCGGCCTCGAGGTGGTGTCCAGGAACTCCGAACGGCTGCACAAGCTCGTGGTGGATCTGCTGTCCACCGCGGAGGGGTCGCCCGAGATCAAACCCGTGCCCACGGACTTCTCCGACCTCGTCGGCCGCCGCGTCGCCTCGGCCCGGCAGGGCAACACGAACCCGCTGGTGCGTTTCGAGGACCTCACCGACTCCGGGCTCGTCGCGCTGTGTGACGCCTCACGGATCGGCCAGGTGCTGGACAACCTGCTCTCGAACGCGATCAAGTACTCGCCGGCCGGCGGAAGCGTGACCATCCGCGCCCGCGAGGTCGGGTCCGAGGTGGAGTGCAGCGTGAGCGACCAGGGCAGCGGCATGACGGCGGAGGAGCAGAAGGGCGTCTTCTCCAAGTTCTTCCGCACCGCGGGAGCCCGCAACGCGGCGATCCCCGGGGTGGGCCTCGGGCTCGCCATCTCCCAGGCGATCGTCCAACGCCACGGCGGCAGCATCACGTGCCGGAGCTTCGCGGGCGAAGGGTCCACGTTCGCGTTCCGCCTCCCGATCGCCCACGCGGACCAGGTCCAGGAACTGCAGGCGCAGGGACTCTGA